TCACCTAATATGCACAACTTCATATCCGAAACCGTACATAACAACTATGTTTACGGAGCATGGTGCGTAAAACCCGAAGATTTGAAGGACGCAATAGGCGGTATGAGAGCACTCGGAATAAGCGGAATTAACGTCACAGCACCGCATAAAGTTGAAGTTATGAAGTACATAGACGTTGTAACGGACGGTGCAAAAAAGCTTGGCTCCGTAAATACGGTAGTAAACAGGGACGGTAAATTATACGGCTATAATACAGACGCAGACGGCTTTTGTATGGCACTTACAAAAGCGGGTATTGAAATCGAAAACAGCAGAATACTTATAATAGGTGCAGGCGGTGTGGTGCGTCCTACGCTTATAAGATTAATTGACAATAAGCCGAAAAGCATAACTGTTGTGAACAGAACTAAGAGCAAGGCTAAGACGCTTGCAGAGGATATTTTGAAGAGTACGGGATTTGAGGTTAATACTGAAATAGATAAGCTTGAATTTGATATAGTCATAAATACAACATCGGCAGGTATGGAACCGCAGGAAAACGTAATGCCGATTGAAAATATTGAAGAAATCAACGATTTATCGTTTATAAACGAAAATACGGCGGCGGTCGATATGATATACAATCCCGACAAAACATTGTTTTTGCAAGAGGCGGAAAAACGCGGTGCAAAAATTCTAAACGGACTTGGTATGCTAATATATCAAGGAATTATTGCATATGAATTATTTACAGATACAAAACTTCCTGACGATATAGGTGAGAGAATCAAAAAGGAGGTTTTCGGAAGATGAATATAGTGCTTACAGGTTTTATGGCTACGGGTAAAACCGAAATAAGCAAGGCTATTTCTGAAATTTCAAAGTATAATCTTGTTGATACGGACGATATGATTGTGGAACAAGAGGGAATTACAATTAATGAAATTTTCGATAAGTGCGGAGAAGAATATTTCAGAAAAACTGAATGTGAAGTTATAAAAAAAGCGGCTGAAATGAAAAATGTTGTTATCGCAACAGGCGGCGGCGTTGTACTAAATGAACAGAATATAGAAAATCTCAGAAAAACAGGTGTTATTTTTAATCTGTCGCCCGATTTTTCGGTTATACGGGAACGTCTTGAAGAAGCAAGAAAAACAAGACCGCTTTTAAAGCAGGACAGCATTGAAAACATCAAAAAAAGATTTGACGACAGAAAACCGTTTTATGATAACTGCGATTACAAAATCAAGGTTATACACGGCCGTACTCCGCGTTCGTATGCTATGGAAATATTAGAAATTATGGAGAGCAGACAGGGGGCAGAAAAGCAATGAAAATAACGAGAGAGGCAGATTATGCACTTAGAATTATTGCTATGTTGGCTGATGAAAACAGACAGATAGAGGCAAAAGCGATTGCCGAAAAAAACGATATTCCGTATAGGTTTACTTTAAAAATTTTACGAAAAATCGTTCAAGCCGGAATAATTAAATCGTACAGAGGTGTAAACGGCGGATATGTTTTGAATAAAAAGCCGTCGGAGATAACTCTTAAAGACGTGATTGAAACGATAGACGGCAAAATTGCGATAAATAAATGTATGGAAAATCCCGAGTCGTGCAAAAATAACGGCATATGTAAAGTTCAGCGTAAGCTGTACAAAGTACAAAAAGTTTTGGCAGATGAAATGTCTAAAATAACTTTTCAAGACGTTTTGGAAGGAAAATAATATGTGAGCAGATAAAGCATAGAAATGTTTTGTCTGCTCTGTTTTTGTGTATAACAATGCCGTTTATCACATATTAATGTATTATTCTTACTTGAAAGGTGAGGGGTAGTATGATATTTACAAGAAAACATATTGTGATAGCGGTATTATTTGCGGTTGTGGGTATTGCGATTGGTATAGGTATAAAACATTATGAAACGTTACAGACCTTTTCAAGTTCCGATATAAAGGTTGTGCTTGACGCCGGACATGGCGAGCCTGACGGTGGGGCGGTGGGTGTGAGCGGAGTGGTGGAAAAGGACATTAATCTTGCGATTGTTCAGAAATTGCAGGAAGTGCTTGAAAGCAAAGGCTTTGAAGTGATTTTAACACGCAGCGGCGACAGCGGTTTACAGGACGAAAATGCCGAGACTATTCGCAAAATGAAAGTATCGGATATGAACAAACGGTTAGATATTATGAAAAACAGTCACGCAGATATTTTTGTGAGCATACATATGAATTCGTTCGGTGACCAAAAAGTGAGCGGTCTGCACATATTTTACGACAAAAATCACCCCGAAATCGAGAGGCTTGCAAAAAGTATTCAAAATAAAATGAGCGAGGTGACGGGGGCGGAAATGCACGCGGTAAAGACCGCAGATGAACGATTATTTTTAATGAAAAATCCGCCTATGCCCGCAATACTTGTAGAATGTGGTTTTTTGTCAAATCCGGACGAGGAGAAAAAACTTGCAAGTGACGAATATCAGTCAAAAATTGCGTGGGCAATCGCAAGTGCAATAGAAAATTATACAAAGTGATGTAAAAATAAAGAGAAATTATGTTAAATTTTTATCGGAGTTTGGTCAATATGTATTGACGGAAAGGGAATTTTGATATATAATAATATGTATATTATATATATTGGAGGCTAAAAAAATGAGTAGAGTTTATAACTTTTCAGCCGGACCATCAATGCTGCCTGAGGAAGTATTGAAGAAGGCGCAAACTGAAATGCTGGAGTACGGTACAAGCGGTATGTCCGTTATGGAAATGAGCCACCGATCTAAGGACTATCAAGATATTATCGACAGTGCTGAAGCTCTTGTAAGAGAACTTATGCACGTTCCTGATAATTACAAAGTATTGTTCTTGCAAGGCGGCGGTTCAACACAATTTGCTATGATTCCGCTAAATCTTGCGTCCAAGAATAAGAAAGCTGATTATGTTATAACAGGTCAGTGGGCGAAGAAAGCAGCTGCCGAGGCTGAAAGATACATTACAGTCAACAGAGTTGCATCTTCTGCCGATAAAACTTTTTCATACATACCAAAGCTTGATAAATCAACATTTTCAAGCGATGCAGATTACTTCTATATCTGCTACAACAACACAATTTACGGAACAAGATATACAGAACTTCCACAGTGCGACGTTCCTCTTATCGCAGATATTTCATCATGCGTAATGTCAGAGGAAATCGACGTTTCAAAGTTCGGTTTACTGTTTGCCGGAGCACAGAAAAATCTTGGCCCTGCAGGTGTAACACTTGTAATCGTTCGTGAGGACCTTATAGGCGACGCAATGGATATTACTCCTACAATGCTTGACTATAAGACACATGCCGACAACGGCTCAATGTACAATACTCCTCCGACATACGGAATATATGTACTAAAGCTTGTTCTTGAATGGATAAAGGAACAAGGCGGAGTTAAGGCACTTCAGGAAATCAACGAAAAGAAAGCTAAAATTCTTTATGATTATCTTGATTCATCAAAGATGTTCAAGGGTACAGTAGTTCCGGAGGATCGTTCACTTATGAACGCACCGTTTGTAACAGGTAATGAAGAACTTGATGCTAAGTTCGTTGCAGAGGCAAAAGCTGCCGGTTTTGTAAACCTAAAGGGCCACAGAACAGTCGGCGGTATGAGAGCAAGCATTTACAATGCTATGCCTGTAGAGGGAGTAGAGAAATTAGTCGAATTTATGAAGAAATTCGAGTCAGAGAATATGTAATTATATTACACCCGAAGCTATTCGGGTGTTTTATATAAATGAAAAGGAGATTAGACAATGTTCAATATATTGACACTTAATAAGATAGCTAAATGTGGTCTTGACCAGCTTAACGATAATTATAAAATAACTGATGATGCCAATGTTGACGCAGACGGTATCATTCTTAGAAGTTTTAAAATGCACGATATGGAATTGCCTGAATCACTAAAGGCAGTTGCAAGAGCAGGTGCGGGAACAAACAATATTCCGATTGACAAGTGCAGTGAAAAGGGTATCGTAGTATTCAATACTCCGGGTGCAAACGCAAATGCTGTTAAGGAATTGGTTATTGCAGGTATGTTGTTGGCATCAAGAGATGTTATCGGCGGTGTCGCTTGGGCAAATACACTTACCGGCGATGACGTTGACAAGCAGGTTGAAAAGGGTAAGTCAAACTTCGCAGGCTGCGAAATTAAGGGCAAGACTCTTGGTATAATCGGTTTGGGTGCTATCGGTATTCTTGTTGCAAATGCGGCTTATGCTTTGGGTATGGAAGTTATCGGATATGACCCTTATTTGTCGGTTGACTCTGCTTTAAAACTTTCAAGACACGTTAAAAAGGCTAACAGCCCTGAAGAAGTTTATGCGGCGGCAGATTACATAACAATTCACGTTCCGCTAATGGATTCAACAAGAAATACAATTAACGCCGAAACAATCGCACAAATGAAAGACGGTGTTATAATTCTTAACTTTGCAAGAGGCGGTCTTGTAAATAATGCGGATATTAAAAAGGCTTTGGCTGACGGTAAGGTTGCTAAGTACGTTGTTGACTTTGCTGACAGTGAAACAGTCAACCAACCGGGTATTATAAACATTCCTCACCTTGGTGCGTCCACTGCCGAATCGGAAGATAACTGTGCAGTTATGGCTGCTCAGGAATTGGCTGATTACCTTGAAAACGGTAATATCCTAAATTCGGTAAACTTCCCGAATTGTTCACTTCCTGAAGACAATATCGGAAGAATTGCTATTGCGCATAAAAATATTCCGAATGTTATCGCTAAGTTTACAGAGGCACTTTCAAGTGTGAATATCTCAGATATGATTAATAAGTCAAAGGGTGAGCTTGCATATACAATCATCAATACTGACCACGCAATCCCTGCAGAAGCTATTGAAAAGCTAAATCAAATTGACGCTGTTATAAGAGTCAGAGTTATTAAATAATTGAATTTATAGCTAAATATGAGCCGTACAGATTAAAGCTGTACGGCTTTTTGCATGCGTAAAAGTTTGGAGTGTTATAATTAACAACAATACCAACAAAAAAAGACGGAGCATATGCTCCGTCTTATATATTACTGTTTTCTGATACCTGCGTGAATTCGCTGTTTAGCATTTTCAATGCGTTCGGCAGATGGGGGAGATATACTTTCCAAAGTGTAAGGAATACCTAAGTTCTCCCACTTGAATTTACCAAGTGTATGATAAGGTAAAATCTCTACACGGTCTACATTTGAAAGTGTATCAATAAAATCACCCAAAGCGTCTAAATCTTCATCAAAATCGCTGTGTTCGGGAACAAGAACGTGTCTTATCCAAACAGGCTTATTGATTTCAGAAAGATACTTTGCCATTTCGATAATATTTGAATTATCAAAACCTGTTAGGTCTTTATGGCGGGTAGGGTTGATTTCTTTCAAATCAAGAAGCAGTAAATCGGTATATTTCATAAGTTCTTCAAACTTGCTGAAGAAAGGTTCTTCCTTTGTGAAAGGATTACCGGCAGTATCAATACAAGTATTAATACCAAGCTCTTTAGCTTTTTTGAACAATTCAATTACAAAATCAATTTGTAATAACGGTTCGCCGCCGCTTATGGTAATACCGCCGTCTTTACCCCAATAAGGTTTAAAACGCAATGCACGTTTTAAAATCTCATCGGCAGTTACTTCATCTCCGCCGTCCATTTTCCAGGTATCCGGATTATGACAGTAGCGGCACCGCATATGACAACCTTGCATAAAGACTATAAATCTTACGCCGGGTCCGTCAGCGGCACCAAAACTTTCAGTTGAATGAATGTGTCCTATCATATCAAATTACATTGATGCGTGACAAGTTCTTGAGATAACGTCAAGCTGTTGCTCACGAGTAAGGTCAATAAACTTAACTGCGTAACCTGATACACGGATTGTAAAGTTAGCGTATTCTTCTTTTTCAGGATGTTCCATAGCGTCGATAAGCTTTTCTTTACCGAATACGTTAACGTTTAGGTGGTGAGCACCTTGATCAAAGTAACCGTTAAGAACGTTTACAAGGTTTGTAACCTGTTCTGATTCTTCGTGACCAAGAGCGTCAGGGTTAATTGTTTGTGTATTTGAAATACCGTCAAGAGCATACTCATATGGCAATTTAGCAACTGAGTTAAGTGATGCAACCAAACCGTTTTGTTCTGCACCGTATGATGGGTTAGCACCCGGTGAAAGTGGTTCACCTGCTTTACGTCCGTCAGGAAGTGATGCAGTAGCCTTACCGTAAACAACGTTTGATGTGATTGTAAGGATTGATGTTGTAGGCTCTGAGTTACGATATGTGTGGCACTTCTTAATCTTAGCCATAAATGTCTTTAGTAGCCATACTGCGATTTCGTCAGCACGGTCATCATCGTTACCATAACGAGGGAAGTCGCCTTCTGTTTCAAAGTCAACTACAATGCCGTTTTCGTCACGAACTGTCTTAACCTTAGCGTACTTAATAGCTGAAAGTGAGTCAACAACGTGTGAGAAACCTGCGATACCTGTTGCGAATGTACGACGTACATCTGTATCGATAAGAGCCATTTCAGCTGCTTCATAGTAATACTTGTCGTGCATGTAGTGAATTACGTTTAGTGTACGTACATAAACTCTTGCAAGCCAATCCATCATCTTGTCATACTTGTCAAGAACTTCATCATAATCAAGATATTCAGAAGTGATTGGTCTGTATTCAGGGCCGACTTGTACCTTTGTTCTTGCGTCCATACCACCGTTGATAGCGTATAGAAGACACTTAGCAAGGTTAGCTCTTGCACCGAAGAATTGCATTTCTTTACCTGTCTGTGTTGCAGATACGCAGCAGCAGATAGCGTAGTCGTCACCCCAAGTAACACGCATAACGTCATCGTTTTCGTATTGAATTGAGCTTGTACGAACTGAAATAGCTGCAGCATAACGCTTGAATGCTTCAGGAAGCTTTGATGAGTAAAGAACTGTTAGGTTTGGTTCAGGTGAAGGACCCATGTTTTCCAATGTGTGAAGGAAACGAAAGTCATTCTTTGTAACCATTGATCTGCCGTCAACACCTTTACCGCCAACATTAAGTGTAGCCCAAACCGGGTCACCTGAGAATAGTTCGTTGTATGATGGGATACGAGCGAACTTAACCATACGGAACTTCATAACCATATGGTCGATAAGTTCTTGAGCTTCTTCTTCTGTTAGAGTACCGTTGTCAAGGTCACGTTGGATATAAATATCAAGGAATGTTGATACTCTACCAACACTCATTGCAGCACCGTTCTGTGTCTTGATAGCTGCAAGATAACCGAAGTATAGCCATTGGCAAGCTTCTCTTGCGTCCTTAGCAGGCTTTGAAATATCGAATCCGTATGATTCAGCCATTGTCTTCATTTCTTTAAGAGCGTTGATTTGCATTGTGATTTCTTCACGTTGACGAATTTCATCTTCAAACATTGATTCACTTTGGCATTCAACGAAATCTTCTTGTTTCTTTGCGATAAGCATATCAATACCGTAAAGAGCAACTCTACGATAGTCGCCTACGATTCTGCCACGGCCGTATGTGTCAGGTAGACCTGTAATAATCTTGTTCTTACGAACTGCACGCATTTCAGGTGTGTATACATCAAAAACACCTTGGTTATGTGTCTTGTGATACTGAGTGAAAATCTTGTGAAGTTCAGGGTCCGGCTCATAACCGTATGTGCTGCAAGCTTCTTCTGCCATCTTAATACCGCCGAAAGGCATAAATGCACGCTTAAGAGGCTTGTCTGTCTGTAGACCTACTATCTTTTCAAGGTCTTTCATGCTTTCGTCAATATATCCTGGCTTATGAGCGTTGATACCGGTAACGATATGAGTATCCATATCAAGTACGCCGCCCTTAGCTCTTTCTTGCTTCTGAAGCTCTTGAAGTTTACCCCATAGCTTGTTTGTTGCGTCTGTTGGACCTGCAAGGAATGACTCGTCGCCGTCGTATGGTGTGTAGTTCTTCTGGATGAAATCACGAGTGTCGATATCATCGCACCATTTACCTTGTTCAAATCCTTTCCATTGTTCGAAATCTGTCATTTGTTTTGACCTCCCATAATATATTCAACTGTTTTGTAAACAGTTGTGAACTGATAGTGTTTTACAGTTAGCAAAAAGTTAGCTAAAAGTAAGTTTTTACTGCATGGTTAGCTGTTTCTAACCACGTTGATTATACCATATTAAACATACTTTTGTCAACGATTCATACTATATTGGTATGAGAATTGTCGAAGTATATTAATAAGCAGATAAAAGACAAAATAATTTAGATAATATTGCTAAAACAAATCATATATTTTCATTTGTGTGACTAAGAAAATATTCTTTGATTTTCTGAAAAGTAATATCACTTAAATCATGCTCTATTTTACAACTGTCATCATACGCAGTTTCTTCATCGACACCGAGGGCGATAAGAGCCTTAGCAATAACCTGGTGACGTTCATAGATTTTTTGAGCAATCTCCATACCTTTGTCGGTAAGAGTGATATTGCCGTCGGTATCAACGGTAACATAGCCTTCTTCACGAAAGGATTTCATTGCAACG
Above is a window of Hominilimicola fabiformis DNA encoding:
- the aroE gene encoding shikimate dehydrogenase, which produces MFEINGHTKQLGIIGYPVEHTFSPNMHNFISETVHNNYVYGAWCVKPEDLKDAIGGMRALGISGINVTAPHKVEVMKYIDVVTDGAKKLGSVNTVVNRDGKLYGYNTDADGFCMALTKAGIEIENSRILIIGAGGVVRPTLIRLIDNKPKSITVVNRTKSKAKTLAEDILKSTGFEVNTEIDKLEFDIVINTTSAGMEPQENVMPIENIEEINDLSFINENTAAVDMIYNPDKTLFLQEAEKRGAKILNGLGMLIYQGIIAYELFTDTKLPDDIGERIKKEVFGR
- the pflB gene encoding formate C-acetyltransferase, whose product is MTDFEQWKGFEQGKWCDDIDTRDFIQKNYTPYDGDESFLAGPTDATNKLWGKLQELQKQERAKGGVLDMDTHIVTGINAHKPGYIDESMKDLEKIVGLQTDKPLKRAFMPFGGIKMAEEACSTYGYEPDPELHKIFTQYHKTHNQGVFDVYTPEMRAVRKNKIITGLPDTYGRGRIVGDYRRVALYGIDMLIAKKQEDFVECQSESMFEDEIRQREEITMQINALKEMKTMAESYGFDISKPAKDAREACQWLYFGYLAAIKTQNGAAMSVGRVSTFLDIYIQRDLDNGTLTEEEAQELIDHMVMKFRMVKFARIPSYNELFSGDPVWATLNVGGKGVDGRSMVTKNDFRFLHTLENMGPSPEPNLTVLYSSKLPEAFKRYAAAISVRTSSIQYENDDVMRVTWGDDYAICCCVSATQTGKEMQFFGARANLAKCLLYAINGGMDARTKVQVGPEYRPITSEYLDYDEVLDKYDKMMDWLARVYVRTLNVIHYMHDKYYYEAAEMALIDTDVRRTFATGIAGFSHVVDSLSAIKYAKVKTVRDENGIVVDFETEGDFPRYGNDDDRADEIAVWLLKTFMAKIKKCHTYRNSEPTTSILTITSNVVYGKATASLPDGRKAGEPLSPGANPSYGAEQNGLVASLNSVAKLPYEYALDGISNTQTINPDALGHEESEQVTNLVNVLNGYFDQGAHHLNVNVFGKEKLIDAMEHPEKEEYANFTIRVSGYAVKFIDLTREQQLDVISRTCHASM
- a CDS encoding metal-dependent transcriptional regulator; its protein translation is MIIKESAENYLEAILMLKNKNGYVRSIDVAHHLNFTKPSVSVAMKSFREEGYVTVDTDGNITLTDKGMEIAQKIYERHQVIAKALIALGVDEETAYDDSCKIEHDLSDITFQKIKEYFLSHTNENI
- a CDS encoding phosphoglycerate dehydrogenase, which encodes MFNILTLNKIAKCGLDQLNDNYKITDDANVDADGIILRSFKMHDMELPESLKAVARAGAGTNNIPIDKCSEKGIVVFNTPGANANAVKELVIAGMLLASRDVIGGVAWANTLTGDDVDKQVEKGKSNFAGCEIKGKTLGIIGLGAIGILVANAAYALGMEVIGYDPYLSVDSALKLSRHVKKANSPEEVYAAADYITIHVPLMDSTRNTINAETIAQMKDGVIILNFARGGLVNNADIKKALADGKVAKYVVDFADSETVNQPGIINIPHLGASTAESEDNCAVMAAQELADYLENGNILNSVNFPNCSLPEDNIGRIAIAHKNIPNVIAKFTEALSSVNISDMINKSKGELAYTIINTDHAIPAEAIEKLNQIDAVIRVRVIK
- a CDS encoding shikimate kinase; the protein is MNIVLTGFMATGKTEISKAISEISKYNLVDTDDMIVEQEGITINEIFDKCGEEYFRKTECEVIKKAAEMKNVVIATGGGVVLNEQNIENLRKTGVIFNLSPDFSVIRERLEEARKTRPLLKQDSIENIKKRFDDRKPFYDNCDYKIKVIHGRTPRSYAMEILEIMESRQGAEKQ
- a CDS encoding N-acetylmuramoyl-L-alanine amidase family protein; this translates as MIFTRKHIVIAVLFAVVGIAIGIGIKHYETLQTFSSSDIKVVLDAGHGEPDGGAVGVSGVVEKDINLAIVQKLQEVLESKGFEVILTRSGDSGLQDENAETIRKMKVSDMNKRLDIMKNSHADIFVSIHMNSFGDQKVSGLHIFYDKNHPEIERLAKSIQNKMSEVTGAEMHAVKTADERLFLMKNPPMPAILVECGFLSNPDEEKKLASDEYQSKIAWAIASAIENYTK
- the serC gene encoding 3-phosphoserine/phosphohydroxythreonine transaminase → MSRVYNFSAGPSMLPEEVLKKAQTEMLEYGTSGMSVMEMSHRSKDYQDIIDSAEALVRELMHVPDNYKVLFLQGGGSTQFAMIPLNLASKNKKADYVITGQWAKKAAAEAERYITVNRVASSADKTFSYIPKLDKSTFSSDADYFYICYNNTIYGTRYTELPQCDVPLIADISSCVMSEEIDVSKFGLLFAGAQKNLGPAGVTLVIVREDLIGDAMDITPTMLDYKTHADNGSMYNTPPTYGIYVLKLVLEWIKEQGGVKALQEINEKKAKILYDYLDSSKMFKGTVVPEDRSLMNAPFVTGNEELDAKFVAEAKAAGFVNLKGHRTVGGMRASIYNAMPVEGVEKLVEFMKKFESENM
- the pflA gene encoding pyruvate formate-lyase-activating protein → MIGHIHSTESFGAADGPGVRFIVFMQGCHMRCRYCHNPDTWKMDGGDEVTADEILKRALRFKPYWGKDGGITISGGEPLLQIDFVIELFKKAKELGINTCIDTAGNPFTKEEPFFSKFEELMKYTDLLLLDLKEINPTRHKDLTGFDNSNIIEMAKYLSEINKPVWIRHVLVPEHSDFDEDLDALGDFIDTLSNVDRVEILPYHTLGKFKWENLGIPYTLESISPPSAERIENAKQRIHAGIRKQ
- a CDS encoding RrF2 family transcriptional regulator, with translation MKITREADYALRIIAMLADENRQIEAKAIAEKNDIPYRFTLKILRKIVQAGIIKSYRGVNGGYVLNKKPSEITLKDVIETIDGKIAINKCMENPESCKNNGICKVQRKLYKVQKVLADEMSKITFQDVLEGK